GAGCCGGCGCGGCTGGCTGCCTATCGCAACAATTTGGACAAGGACGGCTTGTCGGTGGGCCAGGCACTGGACGCCCACGCCCTGCGTTTTGCCGACATCCCGTTGCGCGACAAGATCCAAACCCATGCCTTCGTCGAACTGCATATCGAACAGGGCCCGGTACTGGAACAGGCCAATATTCCCCTGGGCGTGGTCTCGGGCATCCAAGGCGTGCGCTGGTACCAGGTGCGCTGCACAGGCGCCTCAGCCCATGCCGGCACCACGCCGCACCCGATGCGCAACGACGCCATGCTGCTGGCCATGGACGCCGTCAAGCGCATCGACGCACTGGCCGACACGCTGGCTGGCGACGACAAGCGCCTGACCTTCGGCCGCTGGAACGTGCACCCCAACGCCATCAATACGATCGCAGGGGAAGTGACCTTCAGCATCGACTTCCGTCACGCCGACCCGACCGTGCTTGCAGCGTTCGACGCGCAGTTAAGCGACTGCCTGCCCGCCAGCGCCGAACACACCTGCCTGTTCAGTCACGCCCCCACGGCGTTCGACCCCAACGTGATCGACGTACTCGAACAGGCCTGCAACGCCACCGGGCTGCCCTGGCAAACCCTGCGTTCCGGCGCGTTCCACGACGCCATGTACCTGGCCGACCACTGCCCCACCGCCATGCTGTTCGTGCCCAGCCGCGACGGCATCAGCCACAACCCGCTGGAATTCACCGAACCCACGCAACTGCTGGCGGGCGCCCAGGCTCTGGCCTGGAGCCTGGTTGCACTTGCCGAACAACCCTGAACCCATAGGAATCTTTATGAGCCACGCGACCCACAGCCACGACTACCCAGCCTGCTGCCAGCCGGACAACGGCGACTCCCTGGGCATCAACGCCACTCTCAAGGAACCGATCTCCCTGGACGGTACCCCCGTGCTCGGCGAAACCTACACCGTACCCGCCCGCTGCGGCCGCGCCGTGCGCCTCAAGGCCGGTGAAGTGATCAAGATCGTCAACACCACGGCACCCAGGTGTGCGACACCTGGCTGTTCAACAGTGAAGACCTGAGCGAGTTCCTCTCCATGGAACACGCCCGCGCCCACTGCAACAGCATCATCCCCAAAGCCGGCGATGAGCTGTTCAGCAACCGCCGCCGCAGCATCGGCACCCTGCTCACCGACACCTCGCCGGGCATCCACGACACCCTGATGGCCGCCTGCGACCTGCATCGCTACACCAACCTGGGCGTGGTGGGTTACCACGACAGCTGCGCCGACAACATGCGCCTGGCCCTGGCCGCCATCGGCCTGCGCTCGCATGAAGTGCCGCAGCCGTTCAACCTGTGGATGAACATTCCGGTCAAGCCGGACTACAGCGTCGAGTGGCTGCCACCGGTGTCCAAGGCGGGCGACTACGTGGAGATCCGCGCCGAGATGGACGTGGTGGTGGTGATGTCGGCCTGCCCGCAGGACATCGTGCCGATCAACGACCTGAACCCGGTAGAAGTGACCTTCTCGGTTCACGCCTGACTAGACGACAGGCATCCGTGACCCTAGGATGCCTGTCGCACCATTGAATGCCCCTTTTCACCCGAGGCCTGCATGTCCACACCCAGCAAACCGCCCGTCGCCAAACCCCTGCATTCCGATGGTTTGCCCAGCCTGAGCGTGCGCCTGCGCCATGCGCGCAAAGTGGCCGGGCTGACCCTCAAGCAAGTGGCAGTGGCCGCCGGTTGCTCCGAAAGCCTGATCTCCAAGCTGGAAAACGACGCCGCCTCGCCGTCCCTGGCCATGCTGCACCGCCTGGCCATCGCACTGGGCAGCAACGTGTCCGAGCTGACGTCTGAGGAGTGGGTATCGGAAGAGCCGGTACTGCGCGCCGGTGCCCGGCAAGTCAACCGCTTTGCCAATGGCGCGAAGAAAGGCTACATCGACCTGGAGCGCATCACCCACCTGCAAAAAGGCGGGTTGTTGCAGGGTGATATCCATATCGTGTCGCCCGGCATGGTCAGTGAGATGATCGAGCATGCCGGTGAAGAAATGGGCTACGTGATCGAGGGAAGCCTGGAGCTGACGTTGGGTGAAACCACATACACGTTGAACGCTGGAGATTCGTTCCACTTTCCGAGCAATGTGCCCCATGGTTATCGCAATGGGACCACCAATGTTGTGCGCATTCTGTGGATCAACACCCCTGCTACCTTCTAACAAACGCGCACCTCAAACGTGCGTCGTTTCTACCCAGGTGACAGTTTTAAGGGCGTCGCTACCGCCGCAAAAACCAGGTTTTCCCTTTAGAAACATAAACATAAGGTTTATGGCCTGAAGCTTGCTTTTGAAACAGCGCCGCGCCTTGCGGTACTCGTTTCCCCCATCCCCTTGCGATGGGCGACCCAGCCTCAACGATGCGGCTGATGTCTCCAAGCGAAACGACTCACACATTCAGCCGACAGCGTCGTCGGTATGTGAAATCAGGCCCTCCTTCCCCTGCCTGCATTTCTTCCCAGACCTTTCCTCTTCCAGCGCACCGGCCCAAAGGCTGCGGTGGACGTTTGGGCCTGGGTTCCAGGAGTCTTCCGAATGGCTATGAATCGTCGTGCTTTCCTGCGTACGTCCGCTATTTCTGCTGCTGCATTGTCCACCTTGAGCTTGAAGAGCTTTTCGGCGTTTGCGGCCGATGACGCGATCAACATCGCCTCGCTCTACGACAACTCCGGTGGCCTGGACATTTATGGCAAGCCCATCGTCGACGCCCTCACCTTCGCCGTCGAAGAACTCAACGGCGCTGGCGGCCTGCTCGGTCGGCCGCTCAACCTGATCAAATACGACACCCAGTCGAACATGCAGCTCTACGCCCAATACGCCCAGCAGGCGGCCTCAAGGACCGCGCGGCGGTGGTGCATGCCGGTATTACCTCGGCATCGCGGGAAGTGGTGCGCCCGGTGCTCGACCGCTACAAGACCCTGTATTTCTACAACAACCAGTACGAAGGCGGCGTGTGTGACCGCAACGTGTTCGCCACCGGCGTCACCCCAGGCCAGACCGTGGAGAAGCTGGTGTCCCATGTCACCAAAAAGTGGGGCAAGAAGGTCTACATCGTCGCGGCCGACTACAACTACGGGCAGATCGTCACCGCCTGGGTGAAGAAGTACGTCGAGCAAGCCGGTGGCGAAAGCGTGGGCATCGAGTTCTTCCCGCTGGACGTGACCAACTTCGGCGCCACCATCTCGAAGATCCAGGAGGCCAAGCCGGACTTCGTCTGGTCCGCCTTGGTGGGTGGCGCGCACATGTCGTTCTACCGCCAATGGAAAGCCGCAGGCATGACCGGCAAGTTGCCAATTGCCTCCACTACCTTCGCCGGTGGCAACGAGCACATCGTGCTCTCGCCAGAGGAATGCAACGGCATCCTGATCTGCCAGAACTATGTGCAGGAACTGGCCACGCCGCAGAACCGGGCGTTCGTCGAGCGTTTCCACAAACGCTTTGGCGCCGACTACCCCTACATCACCGAACTGGCCATGGGTGCCTACCAAGGCATGATGCTGTGGGCCGAAGGTGTGCGCCAAGCTGGCACGGTGGAACGCATGGCCGTGACCCAGGCCCTGGAAAAAGGCATCAGCCTGGACCTGCCCAGCGGCAAGGTCAGCGTTGACCCGGCCACCCACCACTGCGTGCTCGACGTGCACATCGCCGAGGTGCGCGACCGCCGCCTGGAGGTGGTCGAGAGCTTCGCCCAGCAAGCGCCTTCGGACACCGCCGCCGTGTGCGACTTGGTGAAGAACCCGCGCGACGCCAAACAATACAGCATCGCGCTGTAAGGAGGCCGACATGGATTGGGCTGCCATTTTTCCCTGCAAATCGTGGGCGCCATCGCCACGCTGGTGCTGTTGAGCATCGGCCTGGCGGTGGTATTCGGGATGATGAAGATCATCAACCTGGCCCACGGTGAATTCATGATGCTCGGCGGTTACGTCGCCGTGCTCGCCACCCACCATCTGCATGTGCCCATCTGGATCTCGATCCTGGTGCTGGCGCCTTTGACCGTGGGGTTGTTCGGCATGCTGGTGGAGCGCC
The Pseudomonas poae DNA segment above includes these coding regions:
- a CDS encoding Zn-dependent hydrolase, which codes for MTALAVSSTRLLGLLDTLATFGPGTNGGMNRQALSEEDLQARAWLIDEARKLGCTVWTDACANLFLRRDGREDLPPVMTGSHIDTQPTGGTLDGCYGVMAGLECLHAMHDANLRTRRPIEVVVWTNEEGSRFSPGAMGSSAYVEPARLAAYRNNLDKDGLSVGQALDAHALRFADIPLRDKIQTHAFVELHIEQGPVLEQANIPLGVVSGIQGVRWYQVRCTGASAHAGTTPHPMRNDAMLLAMDAVKRIDALADTLAGDDKRLTFGRWNVHPNAINTIAGEVTFSIDFRHADPTVLAAFDAQLSDCLPASAEHTCLFSHAPTAFDPNVIDVLEQACNATGLPWQTLRSGAFHDAMYLADHCPTAMLFVPSRDGISHNPLEFTEPTQLLAGAQALAWSLVALAEQP
- a CDS encoding cupin domain-containing protein, yielding MSTPSKPPVAKPLHSDGLPSLSVRLRHARKVAGLTLKQVAVAAGCSESLISKLENDAASPSLAMLHRLAIALGSNVSELTSEEWVSEEPVLRAGARQVNRFANGAKKGYIDLERITHLQKGGLLQGDIHIVSPGMVSEMIEHAGEEMGYVIEGSLELTLGETTYTLNAGDSFHFPSNVPHGYRNGTTNVVRILWINTPATF